The nucleotide sequence GCCGAGCAGCGAGGCTTTTCGCCTTCCCCGCAAGCGGGGCGAGGGAACGCACTGGCGATGCCGCGGCCCCTACGAAAAATCGCTCCAGCTCAGATGTCGCGAATCGAGGTCGCCGACTGAAACGGTGCCGCGGATTTCCTGCGGTACGTGGAAGCTGCTGCGCAGATAGACCAGCGGCGAGGCCGCATCCGAATGTGACACGCCACGCACCTCGCCGACGAAGATCGAATGCGTCTTGGTCTCGAACTCCTGTGCCAGCACGCAGTCGAACGCGGCGACCGCATCGGTCAGCACCGGTGCGCCCGTCTCGCCGCGCGTCCACTGTCCGAACGCAAAGCGGTCGTCGCCGTTGACGCCCTTCTGGCCGCTGAAGGTCAGCGCCAGCAGCGCGTGATCCTCGTGCAGGAAGTTGATCGCGAAGGCGCCTTCCTCGCGGATGCGCGTGTGCGCGCTGGCGTTGCGGTTGACGCAGACGATCAGCGAGGGCGGACTGTCCGACAGCGAACAGGCCGACGTCACCGTCAGTCCGGTGCGCTTGCCGTGCTCGGCGCCGACCGTGACCAGCGCGACCGCGCCGGCGCATTGGCGCATCGCCTGCTTGAAGTCCTTGGCGTCGACCGTCACGCGGAAATCTCCGAAAATCGATGCGGGTGCGGCACGATCGCGCCGCACCCGCTGACGGTCAAGCCGCCTTCTGCGCGGAGCCGAGATGCTTCAGGCGCGGCATCACCTCGTTCCTGAGCAGCGACAGCGAATGGTGCCAGGCTTCGGCCTTGTGCTTGTAGTCGAAGCCGAACACCAGCAGCACGCCGAAGCCGCCGACCTCGTCGTAGATCTTCTCGATCTTCTCGGCGACGGTCGCGGGCGAGCCGACGATCCAGTTCCGCTTGGCGCAATATTCGACGGTGACATCGCTGTCGGGCACGTCGGGCGCGTGCTTCAGATAGTCCTTGAAGCCGAAATGGCCGAGCAGCGGCAGGAAGTACTCGTGCATCATCCGGCCCATCATGTCGCCGGTCGAGAGCTTCCACGCCTCCTCGTCGGTGTCGGCGACGAACACCTCGCGCACCAGCCGCCAGTCCGCGCGGTTCGGCTTGCGCCCGGTCTTGGCTGCGCCGATTTCCACGGAATCCCAATGGCTGCCGACATAGGCCGGATTGAGGTTGAGGCTCATCGGGATGAAGCCGCGCTCGCCGGCGAGCTTGAGCGTGTCCGAGTTCTTCGACAGCCCGGCAACGCCGATCGGCGGATGCGGCGCCTGCAGCGGCTTGATGTGCGGCTTGAGGAAGTCGAACATCGTGTCCGGCTTGGTCACCGTCCAGAACTTGCCCTTGTAGGTGAAGGGTGCGGGGTCGGACCAGAGCTTCAGGATGATCTCCAGCGCCTCACGGGTCATGTCGCGGTTCTGCCCGCTCATGCCGTCGACGTTGAACATCGCCCAGTCGCTCGGCAGGCCACTGGCCGCAACGCCGAAATTGAGCCGGCCCTCGGAGAGATGGTCGAGCATCGCGACGCGGTTGGCGAGCTCGGCCGGGTGGTGGTAGGGCAGCAGGAAGCCACCGGGGCCGATGCGCAAGCGCTTGGTCTGCATCAAGGCCTGCGCGATCAGAAGGTCCGGCGTGGGATTGGGTTCCCAGGGCGCGGTGTGGTGCTCGCCGACCCAGGCCTCCTGATAGCCGAGCTCGTCGAGCCAGCGCATGACTTGCAGGTCCCAGTCGTGTCCTTCCTTCAGGCCGCACTCCGGCGGATGCGAAGGCATCGTGAAATAGCCGATCTCCATGGGTTTCCTCATCTGATGTTGACGCGTCTTGTCGCGCGTTCCGGGACTTGAACAGGACAGCTTCAGCAAGCGGTGTGCCAGCGTCGTAGCGCCTCAGACCTGCGAGAAAAGGCTGGTTTGCGGCGGCAATTGCCGATATCCCGGGGCAGATTTGCGCAGCGCCGTCTCATTGTCGCGAGACGGTGTCTTGGCGGTGAGACGAGGATACCCGTTGCG is from Bradyrhizobium xenonodulans and encodes:
- a CDS encoding flavin reductase family protein encodes the protein MTVDAKDFKQAMRQCAGAVALVTVGAEHGKRTGLTVTSACSLSDSPPSLIVCVNRNASAHTRIREEGAFAINFLHEDHALLALTFSGQKGVNGDDRFAFGQWTRGETGAPVLTDAVAAFDCVLAQEFETKTHSIFVGEVRGVSHSDAASPLVYLRSSFHVPQEIRGTVSVGDLDSRHLSWSDFS
- a CDS encoding LLM class flavin-dependent oxidoreductase; amino-acid sequence: MEIGYFTMPSHPPECGLKEGHDWDLQVMRWLDELGYQEAWVGEHHTAPWEPNPTPDLLIAQALMQTKRLRIGPGGFLLPYHHPAELANRVAMLDHLSEGRLNFGVAASGLPSDWAMFNVDGMSGQNRDMTREALEIILKLWSDPAPFTYKGKFWTVTKPDTMFDFLKPHIKPLQAPHPPIGVAGLSKNSDTLKLAGERGFIPMSLNLNPAYVGSHWDSVEIGAAKTGRKPNRADWRLVREVFVADTDEEAWKLSTGDMMGRMMHEYFLPLLGHFGFKDYLKHAPDVPDSDVTVEYCAKRNWIVGSPATVAEKIEKIYDEVGGFGVLLVFGFDYKHKAEAWHHSLSLLRNEVMPRLKHLGSAQKAA